One genomic segment of Cardinium endosymbiont of Philonthus spinipes includes these proteins:
- a CDS encoding dCMP deaminase family protein, with amino-acid sequence MGQKPTFDHIFMSLAIQLAQRSHCIKKKVGAVLTKETRIISIGYNGPPPGTYNCDEVWPKTGCARNIKGSCGLAIHAEQNAVLYALTNHVNVKDGVLYTTLSPCLPCARILFSVGIKKVVYKDSYAAYKNLDYEEGLNFLHEFGVQIIQYDPYRDIEL; translated from the coding sequence ATGGGGCAAAAACCTACATTTGATCATATTTTTATGTCATTGGCCATACAATTGGCCCAACGATCACACTGTATTAAAAAGAAGGTAGGTGCTGTATTAACCAAAGAGACTCGAATTATTTCCATAGGATACAATGGGCCGCCACCTGGCACCTATAATTGCGATGAGGTATGGCCTAAAACAGGCTGCGCCAGAAATATAAAAGGAAGTTGTGGCTTAGCCATTCATGCAGAGCAAAATGCTGTACTGTATGCATTAACCAATCACGTTAATGTCAAAGATGGGGTGCTCTATACTACCCTTTCGCCCTGTCTGCCTTGTGCCCGTATCTTATTTAGTGTGGGTATTAAAAAAGTTGTATACAAGGATTCGTATGCAGCTTATAAAAACTTAGATTACGAGGAGGGGTTAAATTTTCTACATGAGTTTGGTGTACAGATCATACAATACGACCCATATAGGGATATAGAACTTTAA
- a CDS encoding IS5 family transposase, with amino-acid sequence MSLKQTKQLSFSDISANKRKCKHTFFDQINKLVNWSVVEKALRLHYPKGLRLSGKPAYSPLLLFKMLLLQTWYGLSDYAVEEEVNDRITFSRFCGISMDSSVPDHSVLSRFRTTLTEKNALEKLLHIINNQLSDHGVLVQNGSAAVDASITPTPRRPKGKKSYDLHEDGTITTAESYQKGVDPEASWIKKGHHLYYGYKRHVLVESKEGLVLAVGTTKASSHDSGHLQVLLDKVRLKSGSRLYADKGYSGSPNENLLKKKKLKSAIQKKGARNNPLSPTAKRFNKLVSKTRYKVERVFGSIKSWFRSSGARYIGLAKTHTQHVMEAIAYNLYRSPNIILRGI; translated from the coding sequence ATGTCGCTCAAGCAAACTAAGCAATTAAGTTTTTCAGATATTTCCGCCAATAAGCGTAAGTGCAAACACACTTTCTTTGATCAAATCAACAAGCTAGTTAATTGGTCAGTAGTAGAAAAAGCACTCCGATTACATTATCCTAAAGGTTTACGTTTATCAGGCAAACCGGCCTATAGTCCTCTGCTTCTATTCAAAATGCTATTGCTACAGACGTGGTATGGCTTGAGCGACTATGCAGTCGAAGAAGAAGTGAATGATCGTATCACTTTTAGCAGATTTTGTGGTATTTCGATGGATAGTTCTGTTCCAGATCATAGTGTACTAAGTAGATTTAGAACTACCCTTACAGAGAAGAATGCTTTAGAAAAGTTATTGCATATCATTAATAATCAGCTATCTGATCATGGTGTATTGGTTCAAAACGGTTCAGCAGCTGTAGATGCTTCTATTACCCCTACCCCTAGACGCCCTAAAGGTAAAAAAAGCTACGATCTGCATGAAGATGGAACCATAACCACAGCTGAAAGTTATCAAAAAGGAGTAGATCCAGAAGCAAGTTGGATAAAAAAAGGCCATCATCTCTACTATGGCTATAAGCGGCATGTTCTTGTGGAAAGCAAAGAGGGGTTGGTGCTAGCCGTAGGTACCACAAAAGCATCTAGTCATGATAGTGGGCATTTACAGGTATTATTGGATAAAGTAAGGCTAAAATCAGGCAGCAGACTCTATGCAGATAAAGGCTATAGCGGGTCGCCCAACGAAAATTTACTAAAGAAAAAGAAGTTAAAATCAGCTATTCAGAAAAAAGGGGCTAGAAACAATCCTTTATCACCCACTGCTAAACGGTTTAATAAATTAGTATCTAAAACGCGCTATAAAGTAGAACGGGTATTTGGAAGTATTAAAAGTTGGTTCCGTAGCTCAGGAGCCAGATATATAGGCCTTGCTAAAACCCATACGCAACATGTTATGGAGGCAATAGCCTATAACTTATATAGGTCCCCAAACATCATATTAAGAGGTATCTAG